One genomic region from Pseudoalteromonas rubra encodes:
- a CDS encoding AzlD domain-containing protein — protein MSYDLILLMALITFFMRYAFFMEKLPVKLDLRVQRFLSYTAPCILTAMAAPIVFGEVTFNMHDLTNPFLLGGILAIVLSLLVKNTLFVVLASMGAFFALKVLL, from the coding sequence ATGAGTTACGATCTGATCTTATTAATGGCGCTGATCACTTTCTTTATGCGCTACGCCTTTTTTATGGAAAAGCTGCCCGTCAAACTCGACCTGAGGGTACAACGGTTTTTAAGTTACACCGCGCCCTGTATTTTGACCGCGATGGCGGCACCAATAGTATTTGGCGAAGTGACATTCAATATGCATGATCTTACCAACCCCTTTTTGTTGGGAGGAATACTGGCCATTGTCTTAAGCTTGTTGGTGAAAAACACCCTGTTCGTTGTGTTAGCCAGCATGGGCGCGTTCTTTGCGTTGAAAGTCCTGCTCTGA
- a CDS encoding AzlC family ABC transporter permease, translating to MNTQPVRSIKLAAFFDILPLSIAVIPWGILCGSLAIQVGLSPLQSQLMSLLVFAGAAQLSALTLTGASGGIATILGSTAVISSRHLLYSATFRSHAMGLPLHHRMLMAFLLTDEMFAVTENKRKELGYFPLDYALISGATFYVIWNLSTLAGIVAGTSIPDLESLGLEFAIAATFIAMVVPAIKSSPVLVAVLVSAGCAVLFHKFEVPNGLLLSALIGMVVGYRLDKETS from the coding sequence ATGAATACACAACCAGTCAGATCCATTAAACTGGCCGCATTTTTTGACATTCTTCCTTTATCAATTGCCGTGATCCCCTGGGGCATTTTATGTGGTTCATTGGCCATTCAAGTCGGGCTGAGCCCGTTGCAATCACAACTGATGTCGCTGCTGGTCTTTGCTGGCGCAGCGCAACTGTCTGCGTTGACGCTGACAGGTGCCAGTGGGGGTATCGCGACCATTTTGGGCAGTACTGCTGTGATCAGCTCACGCCACTTGCTCTACTCTGCAACTTTTCGCAGTCATGCAATGGGCTTACCCTTACATCACAGAATGCTGATGGCCTTTTTGCTCACCGATGAAATGTTTGCTGTGACCGAGAATAAACGCAAGGAGCTCGGTTATTTCCCGTTAGATTATGCGCTGATCTCTGGTGCCACTTTCTATGTTATCTGGAACCTGTCCACACTGGCTGGCATTGTGGCTGGCACCAGTATTCCGGATCTCGAAAGCCTTGGACTCGAATTTGCCATTGCCGCCACCTTTATTGCCATGGTGGTGCCTGCCATAAAATCATCGCCAGTGCTCGTGGCGGTGCTGGTATCCGCCGGTTGTGCCGTGCTGTTTCACAAATTCGAGGTGCCTAACGGTTTGTTGCTGTCCGCGCTGATCGGCATGGTGGTCGGCTACCGTTTAGACAAAGAAACCAGCTAG